GGAATCGCCGTGGCTATGCTGAACGACCCGCGGCTGCTGATTTTGGACGAGCCCACCGCCGGGCTGGATCCCCGGGAACGGGTGCGCTTCCGCAGCCTCATCCACTCCCTTTCCAAAGACCGCATTGTCATCCTCTCCACCCACATTGTCTCCGACATCGAGACCATTGCCAGTCAGATCGTCATGCTCCGGGATCACCGCCTCTACTGCTGTGAGAGCCCCGCCGCCATCTGCGGCCGGTTCCGGGGCAAGGTCTTTGAGGTGCCGGCGGACACGCCTCTGACCGGCGGACAATATCTTCTCAGCGAGGGCCAGAGAGACGGCGGCACGGTGCTGCGGATTCTGAGCGATGCGCCGCCTCAAACCGCCGTAGCGGTGACGCCGGGACTGGAGGACGCATTCCTTGCCATCTACCGGGAGGAGGGACGGTCTTGAGACAGATGGTCTGCGAGTGGCGAAAGCTCTTCCGCCTGCCGGCCCTGTGGGTGTTTTTGGCGCTTTGCCTTGCCTTCAACACACTTTTGATTCTGGAACACTCCAGCGGCCGGGACTTCTTCCGCGATGTGTCCGCCGTCGCAAAAGACCTGGGCCAGCAGGTGACTCCTTCCTTTCTGGAGGGTCTTTCCCGGCGCGGCGCCGGCGAAAGCCGGGACATTCTGATCGCCTCCACCGCCGCTTTGGAGGACATCTTTGAGACCTATGACACGGGGGAGCTTGAGGCGTTCTACAAAGGGGTGGTTTCCTCCTCTCCCCTGGCCGCCCGGTGGATGGAGTGGAAGTACGGCCTTCTCTCAGGCCGTGTGGCGCATTTGGCGGCCAAAGACGCGGCGCTCACCCTGTATGCCGGCCCCATCACCCACGACAGCCACCAGTTTCTTTTCTCCACTCTGCTCCGCTCCGTGGTGGCGGAGGGAGCCATTCTCTCCATGCTGGCCACGCTGTACCTTCTGGGCTATGAGCGGATGTTCCGGACCGAGAGCCTGATTTTCACCGCCCGGACAGGCAGGGCGCTGCGGCGGATCAAGGTGCTCTCCGCCCTCCCCGCCTCCCTGGTGCTCTACGCCCTTTTGGCTGTGGGTTCCCTATGCCCCTACTTTGCCCTATGGGACTACGGCGGCGTGTGGAGCGCCAGCGTGTCCAGCCAGTTCAACTACCTGACGGACATGCTCTACTCCCGTCCCTTCCTCACCTGGGGCGACTTTACGGTGGCGGGCTACCTTGCCGCCGCGCTGGCCCTTGGAGCGGCTCTGTGCGCAGCATTTGCCCTGCTGGCGGCGGTATGCGGCATCCTGATCCGGAACACCTACGGCGCCGCCTTGGCACTGATTCTGCTGTGCGCCAGCGGACTCAGCCTCACAGTCCTGCTGGCCCAGGCCAAGCTGTGGCCGCTCTACTTTCTCTCCTGCTTTCAGCCCGCCGGCGTGTGGCTCTGCATAGGCGGATGGTTTACGGAGCTTGGCCTCAGCGCCGCCATACCCTGGCAGGAGACTGTGAGCACGCTCTGGAGCCTGCTGCTTGCAGGGGCTTCGGCGGCCCTGGCGCTGCGGCAAACCAACAGAAAGGACCTCTTGTGATGGAACTTCTCAAATGGGAGCTTCGAAAAATCTGGCAGGGCGGCATCCTGGCCGCCATCGCCCTGTTGGGCGCCCTGTACTATTTCCTCTTCCCCTCCTTTTACATCAAATACTTCTGCAACGGCCCCGCCTCCCAGGCCCAGTTTGACCTCTCCGCCGCCTGGGTGGAGCGGTTCGGCCCCACCATCGAGCAGTCGGAGCTTCCACAGATCAGGGCGCAGCTGGCGGAGGAGATCGCGCTTTTTGGGACCCGTGCGGCGGCCATCCCGGCGGCCGTGGAGGCCGGCCTCACCGGCTACGATGCATTCCTCTCCTTTCAGAACGCCTATTATGAGGCTGTTCGGGTGGGCAACGGCCAGGCGGACATGGATACGGAGCGGTTGAACTATCTGATAATGGAAAACACCAACTACTATACCATCACCGCGTTGGAGGAATTTCTCCAGAGCTATGACGGCCGAGCGGAGCCCTCCCGGCAAGACCTGCTGGACATCGGGTACACGGACGTCATGATCCGCCGCCTAAGCGCCCTTGCCCAGCCGGACCTGCGCTCCGGCTATCTGCCCAGCGGGATGATGGACTCCACCAACGAGTACGCCAAAGGTCTGGCGGTATGGGCGGTTCTCAGCACGGTTTTGTTGCTCTCCCCCACATTGGTGCGGGACCAGCTGCGGCGGACCCGGGCCATGCAGTGGACCTCCCGCCGGGGCAGGCGGATCCTGACCGCTCAGATGGGGGCCGCCGGCCTGTCCGCCCTGGCGCTCTGGGCGGTCAGCATGACGCTCTACGCCTTACCGTTCCTTTCCAAGGGGCCGCTGGTCTTTCGTGATTGCAGGCTCTACAGTCTCTGGGACGGAAGCGCCCCCTGGTTCAACTGGACCTATGGCACCTATCTTCTGGCTCTGATGGGGCTGATTTTTGCCATCTCCCTGACCACCGCCGCCCTGACAGTGTTCCTTTCCCAATACAGCGCCAACTATGTATCCATGCTGCTCAAGTCGCTGCCTCTTTTTGTGGTCCTGGGACCGCTGAGCGCCGCGTGGATGCTGGACCGCGCCTTTTTCTTCCGTCCACTGTGGCCAAAAGCGCAGGGCTGCGCCTGGGTCTTTGCCGGAGGAGAGGCCGTCCTTGCGGCCCTGCTTCTGTCCCTTGGCCTGGGGCTGTGCCTGTTGTCCTGCGTCCGGCAGCGGCAGCGTCCGCTCTGATCCGTCTGCGCGTCAAAGCGCCTGAGAGGGCAAAACCTCTCAGGCGCTTTTTATGGGAAGAAGAGGCCGCAGAGAAAGTCCGCAAGCAATGTCTCCTCCATGGACCTCAGGCAGTACTGTGCCAGATCCGGATTGTCCGTGACGATGCCATCGGCCCCGCATTCGATGATCTTTCGGATCGTCCGCTCCGTGTTGGCGGTCCAGGCGAACACCTGCTTGCCCTGGTCACGGGCCCGGAGCACCAGCTCCCGCGTCAGAGCGGTGGCCTCCACGCTGTAAGCGTCCACGTATTTCAGGTCATAGGTCCGGGAGAGGAGCAATGCGGAGATATACACGGTGGCCATCTCGGGGCAGCGCTCCTTCGCCTCCCTGAGGCTGAGCAGGCTGGTGGAGGCGATGGCGCACTGGTCCTCCATGCCGCAGCGCTTTAGCAGGCGCAGCGTGTCCCCCACCAGCTCCTTTCCCCGGCCGTCTCCCTTGAGCTCGATCATCAGGCGGATGCGGCCCTTTGCCGACAGGAGCAGCTCCTCCAGCGTGGGCACAGGCTCCCCCGCAAAGCGTGTGGAGTAAGCGGAGCCCACATCCAGCTGCTTCACCTGATCGTAATCCGCGTCTTCCACCGCCAGATTCACGCCAGCCGTGCGCCGGAAGTTTGCGTCGTGCACCACAACCAGCGTGCCGTCCTTCAGCTGCCGCACGTCGATCTCCGCCATATCCGCTCCGGATACAATGGCCTCCTCCAGTGCCGCGGATGTGTTTTCCGGCCCGAACGCGGCTCCGGCCCGATGGGCCACCACCCATGCCGAGCGCCCGTCCGTGTTCCAGACGCGGCCTCCCGCCTCCGACTCACTGAATATCAGCAGAGCGCTCAGCGTGCACAGGGCGGCCGCTGTCCGCCGGACCGCTCCCCATCCGCCGGGCTTCACAGCCGCTCTTCCGGGCCTGACATCTCCACGGTATTGATGGAACAGCAGTACAACCACTGCCGATAAAAACGCGGAAATCAGGGCCCCCGCCGCAATGGGCCAGACCCCCTCCAGGGCAAACACCCAGGCCCGGAACTCCCCTCTGCCGGCCTCCTCCCCCAAAAAGATCCGCAGGCCAAGGGCCAGGAGGGCGACGGCGGCGACCGCGGCTCCCCAAAGCAGCGCAAGGGAGGCGGCAACGCACCCCGCCAGCCGTCCCGCCGTCCGCCAGGCTCTGCCCCGCAGAAGCCGCAGGCTCTCCCGCCAGGAATCCGGAAACGATCCCCCCTGCAGCAAGAGGACCGGAAATCCAAAGAGATAGAAAAAGGCCGCAAGGTGGGCCCCAAGAATGACCAGCAGGAACAGACACAGCGTCAGCGGCTCGCCGGCAAGATATTCGGAGATGAACTCCGGAATGCGCACCTTGCGAAGATATCCGCTCTCCACCGCAAAGACCGACAGCATCATGGCCGGGAGCGCCCCAAGTGCCAGCACCCGTTTGGGGTGCGCCAGCGCCGCCGCCCGAAGGGCCGTTTCCCTCCAGAGCCGCCAGAGCGTAATTTTCTCCCCGCGCCACCCCTTTTCACTGTAGAGCAGCAGGGCGGACAGCTCAAAGCAGATGAAAAGCCCCGCCAAAAGGGCCGCGCTCAGAAGTGCCAGCAGGGCCTGGGGCCGCTCAAAGAGCCGCGGCAGATTTTCCTGGCTCAAAAACGCCTCGCCCGCCAGTCCCGGCAGACGGCCAAGGATGGTCTGAAGCATCGGGAAGAGGAGGAGAAATCCGGTTCCCCGATACAGCATCTCAAAGCACAAAAGCACGCTCCAATTGTAGAGGACCATCTCCCATGCGGTCCGAATGCGCTCTTTCATCGCTGCGGCACGCACCTTTCCCAAGCCTTTTTCCAGCCGCCTTTCGCCCTGCGTCCGGATGCTCTTTTCATACAGCCTTTGCCGAAATCCCGCCTCTATACATCCGCGTCCAGGCAAAGTTGTTGACAGGGCGCCGAAAAGGTTATATGGTTGACCTGTAGCCGCATGTGAGGAGCGGACCATTCCGCCTTCCCGGCACGGGTTCCCCGCGGAGCCGCGTTTGAGACGGCTTTGACAGCGGCGCGCGTAACACAACAGAGTCTGAGGAGGTCATCGGATGAAGGCAATCATACTGTACGCATCCACCCATCACGGCAACACAAAGCGCCTTGCGGAATGCATGGCGGAGTACATCGGCGCCGATCTCGCCGATCTCACAAGGGAGGACGCGCCCGACACCTCCGGTTACGATATCATCGGCCTGGCGTCCGGCATATACCACCAATCCTTCCACGAAGCCATAAGGTCCTATGTGAACGACACCACTTTTGCGCCCCATCAAAGGGTATTTCTTGCGGACACCTGCGGCACCTCCTTCCGGGACTACACCAGAAGCATGCGAAAGCTGCTGATGGAAAAGGGCGTATGCTGGGCAGGCAGCTTCCAGTGTACAGGCTACGATACCTATGGGCTCTTTGGGAAAATCGGTGGCATCGCCAAAGGCCATCCCAATGAGAAGGACCTTCAGCGCTCGCGGGACTTTGTCCGGCGCATCACCCGGGAATAAGGAACGGCTTTCTTCTCTCTTTTTCATACAGGAAAGGACTGTCCAGACGGGGCGGTCCTTTTGCTTTGTCCCTCCTTCTTTGCCGCGGCATCGATGGCGCGGGGCACAAAAACGCCTCAGCCCCCGGATTTTTATCCGGGGGCTGAGGCAAGGAAACCTATGAGAGAAAGGAGAGAGTAAATTACTGTTTCCGGTACTTCTCCGGGCAATACCCCAGATCGGCGCTGTATACATCGGTGCGCCGGTTGGCCAGACGGCTGTTGGTGGGGTGGAAATACTTGCGCCGGCTGTCGCACAGGTCTACGTCGGCGTAGAGAATCTCCTCCCGGTCATTGTGGGCGGGCCCGGCAATGGGCGCTCCCCACTGGTCGGCAATGACGCTCTGGCCGGCAAACCTCACCGACCCGGTCTTACCCACACGGTCCGTTCCCACCACCAAGACATGGTTGGACAGGGCGTTTGCCATGCACAGCGTGGACGCCATCGTGTAATAGGGGTCCGGCAGATGCCTGGATTTCTTCACATCGCCCGCGTTGAAGGGGACGCAGATGACGTCCGCCCCCTGCATGGCCAGAATCCGGAAGGTCTCGGGGTAGTACGCGTCCAGGCAGACCAAAAGGCCGATCCGCCCGATGGGGGTGTGAAATACCGGCAGGCCCAGGTTTCCGGGCTCGATCCAATAGACTTCATCCTCGCAGGGGTGCAGCTTGCGGAATTTGCCCACCAGTCCTTCCGGCCCGGCCAGAACGGCCGTGTTAAAGAGGTCCGGCCCTTCCTGCTCCACAAGGGAGGCGACAATGTATACGCCATGGGCCTTGGCCATCTCCAGAAGAAGCGCTGTGCTCTTTCCTCCGGGCACCGGTTCCGCCACGGCAAACACCTGGGCCCGGTTGTCAAAGACACAGCCCGTGTTGAACAGTTCAGGCAGCACCATCAGCGTGGCCCCCTGGGCGCAGGCCTCCCCGATCATCCTGCGCGCCGTGGCAAGGTTTTTCTCCACCTGCCCCTGCTCAATATCCATCTGGACACAGGCTACCCGCGCCGGGGACTGATTTTTTTCCATGAAATATCCTCCTTACAGCTCCTGATAAACGGGGTTTTTGTGGTCCAGCTTGCTGAACACGATCATGGCAACGCCGGACGCAAGGCAGCCCCAGATGACATAGGGCACCACGGACTCAAACTGCATGGACACGGCGCAGACCACGATGCCGGCCACCATGCCGGCGATGACGCCGTTTTTCGTGATGATCCCCTTCTTGCGCAGGATGTAGCTGAGGAAGATGGGGCACACCAGTCCGGCGGCGGAATAGGAATAGGTCAGAACCAGCAGGCTCAGCACCTGGGGGAAGAACATGGCAAGGAGCGCGGCGCAGATCAGCACCGCCACGGACAGCACGCGGGAGATGCGCACGGCCTTTTTCTCATCCACATCGGGCTTGAGGACACGGTAGATGTCCCGGTTCAGGTTCACCACCACGGACTGGACGCCGGAGCTGATGGTGGAGAGGATGGTGCACACGACAAGGCCCGAGAAGATGGCCACACACCAGATGGGCATCTCGTTCATCAGCCATCCGGTGGCCATTTCGCTCTCAAGGGAGGGATTCATGGAGCGGACGCCCAGGCCCACGATCACAGCCCACACATAGGCCAGCAGGGCGCAGCCGGCGGAGATCAGCAGGCTCTTTTTGACCTTGTTCGTGTCCTTGCAGGCCAGGATGCGCTGGTAGTACATCTGGTTGGTCAGTCCGCCGGGCGTCAGGGAGAAAATCCACAAAACCGTGGTGGACAGGCCCACGCTGAAGAGGGATCCGGGCAGCTCCACGATCTCGGCAGGCACGGTGGTCATGATGTGGTTCATGCCGCCGGCCATATTCACCGTGACAATGGCCACCGCGGTGCCCACAATCAACATCAGGCAGCCAAAGATGAAGTCCGTCCAGGCGACCGTCTTGAGGCCGGAGGGCAGCACAAACAGCAGGCACAGAGCCGCCATGACGCAGATCAGCACATTGATGGGAATGCCGGTGATGGTGGTATAGAGCTTGGCAAAGGCCGTCAGGTTGGAGCAGCACCAGCCGAAGGGCACCACGATGGTCATGATGCCGGCCAGAATCCGCACCACCTTGCTGGGGCCGGTGTAGTGCAGCAGAATTTCCGGCACAGTGGCAAACTGGTGATCGCGCAGCCACTTGGCGATAAACATCAGGATGACAAAGGACAGCTGGCAGAGGATGCCGTAGAGCATGACGGAAAATCCATTGCTGAATCCGTTGCCCACCTGGCCCACCAGGATGCCGCCGCCCATGGCGGTGGCGAACTGGGTGCCCACCACAACATACAGGGGGAGCTCACGCCCGCCGACTTCCCAGTCGTCCACGCTGACGCTTTGATTTTTCTCTTTTTTGCGGGTCAGTACCATGCTGATCCCATAAGTAAGCGCAAGGGTGATGAGAATCGCAAGAATGATGATGACTGTCTGACTCATGATATTCCTCCTCAAATGATTTATCTCTCTATATCAAAGCGGGCCTCCCGCCTGAAAACTTAACTGTGTGTTCACAATATTATTATCTTTTTATGGTAATATAATAATATTATTACTTGCTGGGTAAAAAAAGAAACCTGCCGGGTCCGTTGTTTTTTTGTGGAATTGCCACTTTTTTTGCGTCTTCATTTTCGCTATACTGAAAGCAGGAATGTTTTGCCATACGGGAGGAAAACATATGCAGCAACTGCTTAAAACCATACAGAGTTCGTACAGCGCCCTGCCCCAGGCCCAGAAGGCGGTGGCTGAGTATATTGTGGATCACTATCAGGATATTCCCTTTTTGTCTGTGACCTC
This window of the Dysosmobacter acutus genome carries:
- a CDS encoding ABC transporter ATP-binding protein; this translates as MLSVEHVTKRYGAFTALEDISLTFSSGVCGLLAPNGAGKTTLIKMLTTLLFPTEGQILWDGEDILSMGSDYRGLLGYLPQEFGYYPNYTPKQFLRYAAALQCIPRQTADQRIVSLLEVVGLSDSADRKLKKFSGGMLQRVGIAVAMLNDPRLLILDEPTAGLDPRERVRFRSLIHSLSKDRIVILSTHIVSDIETIASQIVMLRDHRLYCCESPAAICGRFRGKVFEVPADTPLTGGQYLLSEGQRDGGTVLRILSDAPPQTAVAVTPGLEDAFLAIYREEGRS
- a CDS encoding glycerophosphodiester phosphodiesterase family protein encodes the protein MKERIRTAWEMVLYNWSVLLCFEMLYRGTGFLLLFPMLQTILGRLPGLAGEAFLSQENLPRLFERPQALLALLSAALLAGLFICFELSALLLYSEKGWRGEKITLWRLWRETALRAAALAHPKRVLALGALPAMMLSVFAVESGYLRKVRIPEFISEYLAGEPLTLCLFLLVILGAHLAAFFYLFGFPVLLLQGGSFPDSWRESLRLLRGRAWRTAGRLAGCVAASLALLWGAAVAAVALLALGLRIFLGEEAGRGEFRAWVFALEGVWPIAAGALISAFLSAVVVLLFHQYRGDVRPGRAAVKPGGWGAVRRTAAALCTLSALLIFSESEAGGRVWNTDGRSAWVVAHRAGAAFGPENTSAALEEAIVSGADMAEIDVRQLKDGTLVVVHDANFRRTAGVNLAVEDADYDQVKQLDVGSAYSTRFAGEPVPTLEELLLSAKGRIRLMIELKGDGRGKELVGDTLRLLKRCGMEDQCAIASTSLLSLREAKERCPEMATVYISALLLSRTYDLKYVDAYSVEATALTRELVLRARDQGKQVFAWTANTERTIRKIIECGADGIVTDNPDLAQYCLRSMEETLLADFLCGLFFP
- a CDS encoding flavodoxin family protein; this encodes MKAIILYASTHHGNTKRLAECMAEYIGADLADLTREDAPDTSGYDIIGLASGIYHQSFHEAIRSYVNDTTFAPHQRVFLADTCGTSFRDYTRSMRKLLMEKGVCWAGSFQCTGYDTYGLFGKIGGIAKGHPNEKDLQRSRDFVRRITRE
- a CDS encoding nitrilase-related carbon-nitrogen hydrolase, producing MEKNQSPARVACVQMDIEQGQVEKNLATARRMIGEACAQGATLMVLPELFNTGCVFDNRAQVFAVAEPVPGGKSTALLLEMAKAHGVYIVASLVEQEGPDLFNTAVLAGPEGLVGKFRKLHPCEDEVYWIEPGNLGLPVFHTPIGRIGLLVCLDAYYPETFRILAMQGADVICVPFNAGDVKKSRHLPDPYYTMASTLCMANALSNHVLVVGTDRVGKTGSVRFAGQSVIADQWGAPIAGPAHNDREEILYADVDLCDSRRKYFHPTNSRLANRRTDVYSADLGYCPEKYRKQ
- a CDS encoding sodium:solute symporter family protein, encoding MSQTVIIILAILITLALTYGISMVLTRKKEKNQSVSVDDWEVGGRELPLYVVVGTQFATAMGGGILVGQVGNGFSNGFSVMLYGILCQLSFVILMFIAKWLRDHQFATVPEILLHYTGPSKVVRILAGIMTIVVPFGWCCSNLTAFAKLYTTITGIPINVLICVMAALCLLFVLPSGLKTVAWTDFIFGCLMLIVGTAVAIVTVNMAGGMNHIMTTVPAEIVELPGSLFSVGLSTTVLWIFSLTPGGLTNQMYYQRILACKDTNKVKKSLLISAGCALLAYVWAVIVGLGVRSMNPSLESEMATGWLMNEMPIWCVAIFSGLVVCTILSTISSGVQSVVVNLNRDIYRVLKPDVDEKKAVRISRVLSVAVLICAALLAMFFPQVLSLLVLTYSYSAAGLVCPIFLSYILRKKGIITKNGVIAGMVAGIVVCAVSMQFESVVPYVIWGCLASGVAMIVFSKLDHKNPVYQEL